The Synechococcus sp. RS9916 DNA segment CTGCGGAGGTTGACCACCAGGCCAGCAACAGCACACCGAACAGCAGGCGATAGACCACAAAGATCCAAGTGCTGTGGCGCTGGAGGTAGCGAATCAACCAATCAATGGCCAACCAAGACACCACCGCGGCAGACGCAATCCCGACCAGCAGGGGCAGCACACCACCTGTGTTCGGATCCCCCAGAGCGTCTTTGAGCTCCACCAATCCGGCAATGGTGATCGCAGGGATCCCCAGTAGGAAAGAAAAACGAGCCGCATCCGCCCGCTGCCAACCGTCAAATAGAGAGGCGGTGAGGGTGCTGCCGGAGCGGGAAACCCCAGGAATGATGGCCAGCGCCTGGGCGAGTCCCACCACGAAACCATCACGCCCCTGCACCTGAACGAGCTGCTTGACTCTGGGACCAAATTGTTCAGCCAGTGCAAGCAGCAGTGCCATCACGATCGAGACGATGGCAATCGAGGGCACGCTCCGCAGAGGCGAGCTGGAGTAACCCGGCCAAAAGGTCTTGATCAGGAACCCGACCACAAGAATCGGCAGGGTGCCTACCGCCATCGCCAGGCCTAGGCGCGCCTCCGGCTCGCGCCATTGCCCGCGACTGACGGCAGCACCAATGCCACGAATCACGTTGCTGAGATCGCTACGGAAATAGGCGATCACCGCGGCAATGCTGCCGAGCTGAATCACGGCAGTCACGGAGACCCCTGGATCTCCCCAGCCCGCCAGCACAGGCACCACCTTGAGATGGGCGGTGCTGCTGATGGGAAGGAATTCCGTCAACCCCTGCACCACCCCAAGGATGAAATTGCGCCAACAGGCTGCCAGCAGGCCAGGAGCCGCCACAACGTCAGTCATTGCCAAGACCAAAGCAGGTCGAAGCTATGCGCTACG contains these protein-coding regions:
- a CDS encoding undecaprenyl-diphosphate phosphatase; this encodes MTDVVAAPGLLAACWRNFILGVVQGLTEFLPISSTAHLKVVPVLAGWGDPGVSVTAVIQLGSIAAVIAYFRSDLSNVIRGIGAAVSRGQWREPEARLGLAMAVGTLPILVVGFLIKTFWPGYSSSPLRSVPSIAIVSIVMALLLALAEQFGPRVKQLVQVQGRDGFVVGLAQALAIIPGVSRSGSTLTASLFDGWQRADAARFSFLLGIPAITIAGLVELKDALGDPNTGGVLPLLVGIASAAVVSWLAIDWLIRYLQRHSTWIFVVYRLLFGVLLLAWWSTSAAN